One segment of Carya illinoinensis cultivar Pawnee chromosome 13, C.illinoinensisPawnee_v1, whole genome shotgun sequence DNA contains the following:
- the LOC122290776 gene encoding major facilitator superfamily domain-containing protein 12-like isoform X2, whose product MSNVIEDDDSFTKPLGRQSVLYYGVGHMLNDITAACWFTYLLLFLTEIGLSPRDAATVMLSGQIADGFTTIFAGELTGLDISTYGMVQDLFWLLFHFLLSLVVAFLVRSLLPLHRHYELLATACLQRSSMSMVNCITLSSTGRVVLTSCRNAFTMVANLTLYAIALIVFAVTKAETNADVENQYRWIAYVSIFFGCCFVVIFLLGTKEPRSKVGVQGNSHVRIAWAYWFKRALYYEVALVYVLTRLVTNISQAYLAFYVINDLRMAQSAKALVPAIIYICSFIISMILQEIVWTGQRLKAYYSAGGILWIFCGAAILLLPRSMSAFMYFISIFIGIANALMTVTGVSMQSVLIGENLGGCAFVCGSLSFLDKISCGLALYVLQSLQSSSPELQLTKSAHVYISVTRFGLGLIPPFCALVGVAVTYTMKLHTPFSKPIMEPLLE is encoded by the exons atgagtaatgttatagaGGATGATGATTCATTCACAAAGCCCCTTGGAAGACAGTCTGTGCTTTACTATGGCGTGGGGCACATGCTCAATGACATCACTGCTGCCTGTTGGTTTACTTATCTCTTATTGTTCCTGACAGAAATTGGACTTTCTCctag GGATGCTGCTACAGTTATGCTTTCTGGTCAAATAGCTGATGGATTCACAACCATATTTGCTGGTGAACTG ACAGGTTTGGACATTTCAACATATGGCATGGTGCAGGATCTTTTTTGGttgctatttcattttcttctgtCTTTGGTGGTTGCATTCCTTGTAAGATCTTTGCTACCTCTTCATCGACATTACGAACTGTTGGCTACAGCGTGTTTGCAGCGATCTTCAAT GTCTATGGTGAATTGCATCACACTAAGTTCAACAGGTAGAGTGGTGCTGACAAGCTGTCGCAATGCTTTTACAATG gTTGCCAACCTCACCTTATACGCAATTGCTCTAATTGTCTTTGCGGTCACTAAAGCAGAAACAAATGCTGATGTTGAAAATCAG TACCGCTGGATTGCATACGTTTCAATTTTCTTTGGATGCTGCTTCGTGGTCATATTTCTTCTTGGGACGAAAGAGCCAAG aTCAAAGGTAGGAGTACAAGGAAATAGCCATGTGAGGATTGCTTGGGCATACTGGTTCAAGAGGGCTCTATATTATGAAGTTGCCCTTGTTTACGTGCTCACCAGATTAGTAACGAATATTTCACAG GCATACCTTGCATTCTATGTTATTAATGATCTACGAATGGCCCAATCAGCTAAAGCTCTG GTTCCTGCCATAATCTATATTTGCAGCTTCATCATATCTATGATTCTACAG GAAATTGTGTGGACAGGCCAACGCCTGAAGGCCTATTATTCTGCTGGAGGCATTCTTTGGATATTTTGTGGTGCAGCGATCCTTCTCTTACCTAGAAGCATGAGTGCTTTCATGTACTTTATATCAATATTTATTGGAATTGCAAATGCTTTGATGACG GTGACTGGGGTAAGTATGCAGAGTGTTCTAATTGGTGAGAATCTTGGCGGCTGTGCATTTGTTTGTGGATCATTGAGTTTCTTGGACAAGATCTCATGTGGGCTTGCCTTGTATGTTCTTCAGTCTCTCCAAA GTTCCTCCCCAGAACTACAGTTGACAAAGTCAGCGCATGTCTATATTTCAGTTACAAGGTTTGGTTTGGGTCTCATACCACCATTTTGCGCACTAGTCGGGGTGGCAGTTACATACACCATGAAACTCCATACCCCCTTTTCAAAACCTATAATGGAGCCCCTGTTGGAATAG
- the LOC122290776 gene encoding major facilitator superfamily domain-containing protein 12-like isoform X3, with amino-acid sequence MSNVIEDDDSFTKPLGRQSVLYYGVGHMLNDITAACWFTYLLLFLTEIGLSPRDAATVMLSGQIADGFTTIFAGELIDRFGHFNIWHGAGSFLVAISFSSVFGGCIPCKIFATSSSTLRTVGYSVFAAIFNVGWAASQVSHMSMVNCITLSSTGRVVLTSCRNAFTMVANLTLYAIALIVFAVTKAETNADVENQYRWIAYVSIFFGCCFVVIFLLGTKEPRSKVGVQGNSHVRIAWAYWFKRALYYEVALVYVLTRLVTNISQAYLAFYVINDLRMAQSAKALVPAIIYICSFIISMILQEIVWTGQRLKAYYSAGGILWIFCGAAILLLPRSMSAFMYFISIFIGIANALMTVTGVSMQSVLIGENLGGCAFVCGSLSFLDKISCGLALYVLQSLQRKSCHVPFLQLASGFLTR; translated from the exons atgagtaatgttatagaGGATGATGATTCATTCACAAAGCCCCTTGGAAGACAGTCTGTGCTTTACTATGGCGTGGGGCACATGCTCAATGACATCACTGCTGCCTGTTGGTTTACTTATCTCTTATTGTTCCTGACAGAAATTGGACTTTCTCctag GGATGCTGCTACAGTTATGCTTTCTGGTCAAATAGCTGATGGATTCACAACCATATTTGCTGGTGAACTG ATAGACAGGTTTGGACATTTCAACATATGGCATGGTGCAGGATCTTTTTTGGttgctatttcattttcttctgtCTTTGGTGGTTGCATTCCTTGTAAGATCTTTGCTACCTCTTCATCGACATTACGAACTGTTGGCTACAGCGTGTTTGCAGCGATCTTCAATGTAGGTTGGGCTGCAAGTCAGGTTTCACACAT GTCTATGGTGAATTGCATCACACTAAGTTCAACAGGTAGAGTGGTGCTGACAAGCTGTCGCAATGCTTTTACAATG gTTGCCAACCTCACCTTATACGCAATTGCTCTAATTGTCTTTGCGGTCACTAAAGCAGAAACAAATGCTGATGTTGAAAATCAG TACCGCTGGATTGCATACGTTTCAATTTTCTTTGGATGCTGCTTCGTGGTCATATTTCTTCTTGGGACGAAAGAGCCAAG aTCAAAGGTAGGAGTACAAGGAAATAGCCATGTGAGGATTGCTTGGGCATACTGGTTCAAGAGGGCTCTATATTATGAAGTTGCCCTTGTTTACGTGCTCACCAGATTAGTAACGAATATTTCACAG GCATACCTTGCATTCTATGTTATTAATGATCTACGAATGGCCCAATCAGCTAAAGCTCTG GTTCCTGCCATAATCTATATTTGCAGCTTCATCATATCTATGATTCTACAG GAAATTGTGTGGACAGGCCAACGCCTGAAGGCCTATTATTCTGCTGGAGGCATTCTTTGGATATTTTGTGGTGCAGCGATCCTTCTCTTACCTAGAAGCATGAGTGCTTTCATGTACTTTATATCAATATTTATTGGAATTGCAAATGCTTTGATGACG GTGACTGGGGTAAGTATGCAGAGTGTTCTAATTGGTGAGAATCTTGGCGGCTGTGCATTTGTTTGTGGATCATTGAGTTTCTTGGACAAGATCTCATGTGGGCTTGCCTTGTATGTTCTTCAGTCTCTCCAAA GAAAGTCGTGTCATGTTCCATTTTTGCAGCTTGCAAGTGGGTTTCTCACGAGGTGA
- the LOC122290776 gene encoding major facilitator superfamily domain-containing protein 12-like isoform X1 produces the protein MSNVIEDDDSFTKPLGRQSVLYYGVGHMLNDITAACWFTYLLLFLTEIGLSPRDAATVMLSGQIADGFTTIFAGELIDRFGHFNIWHGAGSFLVAISFSSVFGGCIPCKIFATSSSTLRTVGYSVFAAIFNVGWAASQVSHMSMVNCITLSSTGRVVLTSCRNAFTMVANLTLYAIALIVFAVTKAETNADVENQYRWIAYVSIFFGCCFVVIFLLGTKEPRSKVGVQGNSHVRIAWAYWFKRALYYEVALVYVLTRLVTNISQAYLAFYVINDLRMAQSAKALVPAIIYICSFIISMILQEIVWTGQRLKAYYSAGGILWIFCGAAILLLPRSMSAFMYFISIFIGIANALMTVTGVSMQSVLIGENLGGCAFVCGSLSFLDKISCGLALYVLQSLQSSSPELQLTKSAHVYISVTRFGLGLIPPFCALVGVAVTYTMKLHTPFSKPIMEPLLE, from the exons atgagtaatgttatagaGGATGATGATTCATTCACAAAGCCCCTTGGAAGACAGTCTGTGCTTTACTATGGCGTGGGGCACATGCTCAATGACATCACTGCTGCCTGTTGGTTTACTTATCTCTTATTGTTCCTGACAGAAATTGGACTTTCTCctag GGATGCTGCTACAGTTATGCTTTCTGGTCAAATAGCTGATGGATTCACAACCATATTTGCTGGTGAACTG ATAGACAGGTTTGGACATTTCAACATATGGCATGGTGCAGGATCTTTTTTGGttgctatttcattttcttctgtCTTTGGTGGTTGCATTCCTTGTAAGATCTTTGCTACCTCTTCATCGACATTACGAACTGTTGGCTACAGCGTGTTTGCAGCGATCTTCAATGTAGGTTGGGCTGCAAGTCAGGTTTCACACAT GTCTATGGTGAATTGCATCACACTAAGTTCAACAGGTAGAGTGGTGCTGACAAGCTGTCGCAATGCTTTTACAATG gTTGCCAACCTCACCTTATACGCAATTGCTCTAATTGTCTTTGCGGTCACTAAAGCAGAAACAAATGCTGATGTTGAAAATCAG TACCGCTGGATTGCATACGTTTCAATTTTCTTTGGATGCTGCTTCGTGGTCATATTTCTTCTTGGGACGAAAGAGCCAAG aTCAAAGGTAGGAGTACAAGGAAATAGCCATGTGAGGATTGCTTGGGCATACTGGTTCAAGAGGGCTCTATATTATGAAGTTGCCCTTGTTTACGTGCTCACCAGATTAGTAACGAATATTTCACAG GCATACCTTGCATTCTATGTTATTAATGATCTACGAATGGCCCAATCAGCTAAAGCTCTG GTTCCTGCCATAATCTATATTTGCAGCTTCATCATATCTATGATTCTACAG GAAATTGTGTGGACAGGCCAACGCCTGAAGGCCTATTATTCTGCTGGAGGCATTCTTTGGATATTTTGTGGTGCAGCGATCCTTCTCTTACCTAGAAGCATGAGTGCTTTCATGTACTTTATATCAATATTTATTGGAATTGCAAATGCTTTGATGACG GTGACTGGGGTAAGTATGCAGAGTGTTCTAATTGGTGAGAATCTTGGCGGCTGTGCATTTGTTTGTGGATCATTGAGTTTCTTGGACAAGATCTCATGTGGGCTTGCCTTGTATGTTCTTCAGTCTCTCCAAA GTTCCTCCCCAGAACTACAGTTGACAAAGTCAGCGCATGTCTATATTTCAGTTACAAGGTTTGGTTTGGGTCTCATACCACCATTTTGCGCACTAGTCGGGGTGGCAGTTACATACACCATGAAACTCCATACCCCCTTTTCAAAACCTATAATGGAGCCCCTGTTGGAATAG
- the LOC122290777 gene encoding uncharacterized protein LOC122290777, whose amino-acid sequence MGRDSNPSKHHYDITMSKRTRRPSKLQDANQDCSTIDSPRNDTSTPWKAVVNEGDESSPSRSDEAGEDDRKKSLKQLIKSRNSLGQHFTQEKQLQLVTKQQEEGFQGLKLKRMVSRYAKVLSHLIKVKRDLPEGESRKKPLILLKR is encoded by the coding sequence ATGGGAAGAGATTCCAATCCAAGCAAACACCATTATGATATTACCATGTCAAAGAGAACCAGAAGGCCGTCTAAACTCCAAGATGCCAATCAAGATTGCAGTACTATAGATTCCCCAAGAAATGACACTAGTACTCCTTGGAAAGCTGTTGTGAATGAAGGAGACGAGAGTTCTCCCTCGAGATCAGATGAAGCAGGAGAGGATGATCGTAAAAAGAGCTTGAAGCAGCTGATCAAAAGCAGGAATTCACTTGGCCAACACTTCACCCAAGAAAAGCAACTTCAACTAGTCACAAAGCAGCAAGAAGAGGGCTTTCAGGGATTGAAGCTCAAGAGAATGGTAAGTCGCTATGCGAAAGTTTTGAGCCACTTGATCAAGGTTAAGCGCGATTTACCCGAGGGAGAATCCCGGAAAAAACCTCTTATCCTATTAAAAAGATGA